In a single window of the Nicotiana tomentosiformis chromosome 8, ASM39032v3, whole genome shotgun sequence genome:
- the LOC138898234 gene encoding uncharacterized protein, which translates to MGQIANLLSERAPGTLPSDTEKNPKETIKVVSLRSGKTLTDPVVKARPEVVNKQTETPAEKKSEEQKSQNSGVQKDIEERRHMPALPFPQKMKREKLDKCFGRFLGILKKLYMNIPFTEVLTQMPAYAKFLKEIMSSKRKLEEKIVVKLNAHCSAILQNKIPQKCGDLGSL; encoded by the coding sequence ATGGGACAGATTGCAAATTTGTTGTCTGAGAGGGCTCCTGGGACTCTTCCCTCCGACACTGAAAAGAACCCAAAGGAAACAATCAAGGTTGTATCTCTGAGAAGTGGCAAAACATTGACTGACCCAGTGGTGAAGGCTAGACCTGAGGTAGTTAACAAGCAGACTGAGACACCAGCAGAGAAAAAGAGTGAAGAGCAAAAGAGCCAGAATAGCGGGGTACAAAAGGATATTGAAGAAAGAAGACATATGCCAGCTCTACCGTTCCCTCAAAAGATGAAGCGGGAGAAACTTGACAAAtgttttgggcgattcttggggATACTCAAAAAACTTTATATGAACATTCCCTTTACAGAGGTACTCACTCAGATGCCTgcttatgcaaagttcttgaaggaaattATGTCTAGCAAGAGAAAACTAGAGGAGAAAATAGTGGTCAAGCTAAATGCCCACTGCAGTGCCATATTGCAAAACAAAATTCCCCAAAAGTGTGGGGACCTAGGAagcttgtga